Proteins encoded in a region of the Massilia sp. UMI-21 genome:
- the mraZ gene encoding division/cell wall cluster transcriptional repressor MraZ, producing MFQGASAINLDAKGRMSIPAKHRDALAVQCEGRMTLTKHPHGCLLFFPRPVWEQHREQIAAWPMSARAWQRIFLGNACDVELDSAGRVLISPELRAAVGLEKEVMMLGMGTHFEIWDAAKLAESEAEAVAGGMPDVLSNFSF from the coding sequence GTGTTCCAGGGCGCGTCAGCGATCAATCTCGATGCAAAAGGCAGGATGTCGATTCCGGCAAAGCATCGTGACGCCCTCGCGGTCCAGTGCGAGGGCCGGATGACCCTGACCAAGCATCCGCACGGCTGCCTGCTGTTCTTCCCGCGTCCGGTGTGGGAACAGCATCGCGAGCAGATCGCCGCCTGGCCGATGTCGGCCCGTGCGTGGCAGCGCATTTTCCTTGGTAATGCGTGCGATGTCGAGTTGGACAGTGCAGGGCGGGTGCTGATTTCGCCCGAACTGCGCGCCGCCGTGGGTTTGGAGAAAGAAGTCATGATGCTGGGCATGGGCACGCATTTCGAGATCTGGGATGCCGCCAAGCTTGCCGAAAGCGAAGCCGAGGCCGTGGCCGGCGGCATGCCCGATGTCCTTTCCAATTTCTCCTTCTGA
- the rsmH gene encoding 16S rRNA (cytosine(1402)-N(4))-methyltransferase RsmH: MSPSEAPMTETTTVPAFEHRTVLLDEAVDALDLTAERMNGTYIDGTFGRGGHSRLILSRLGPQGRLIAFDKDPQAIATAETVDDPRFTIVHDSFATMFDALAARGISQVDGILLDLGISSPQVDDATRGFSFRQDGPLDMRMDTTRGMSAAEWLASASEQQLEKVIRDYGEERFAFQIAKAIVARRAVQPISTTRELAAIVADTVKTREKGKDPATRTFQAVRIFINKELEDLEAGLSAAYAMLAPGARMSVISFHSLEDRMVKQFLASKAKVAQPDRRLPIRAVDLPQPLMKLITKMKPSDAEVGANPRARSAVLRVAERLGVRA, translated from the coding sequence ATTTCTCCTTCTGAGGCGCCGATGACGGAAACAACCACGGTGCCTGCATTCGAGCATCGCACGGTGCTGCTGGACGAAGCAGTCGATGCGCTCGACCTGACGGCCGAGCGCATGAACGGTACTTATATAGACGGCACCTTCGGCCGCGGCGGTCATAGCCGGCTGATCCTGTCGCGCCTGGGCCCGCAGGGGCGCCTGATCGCGTTCGACAAGGATCCGCAGGCGATCGCCACCGCGGAAACCGTGGACGATCCGCGCTTCACGATCGTGCATGACAGTTTTGCCACGATGTTCGACGCGCTGGCCGCGCGCGGCATCAGCCAGGTGGACGGCATCCTGCTGGACCTTGGCATTTCGTCGCCCCAGGTGGACGACGCCACGCGCGGATTCAGCTTCCGCCAGGACGGCCCGCTCGACATGCGCATGGATACCACGCGCGGGATGTCGGCGGCCGAATGGCTGGCCAGCGCGTCGGAACAACAATTGGAAAAGGTGATAAGAGATTATGGAGAAGAGCGGTTTGCTTTCCAGATTGCAAAGGCGATTGTTGCTCGCCGCGCAGTCCAGCCAATTTCGACCACACGAGAGCTTGCCGCAATCGTGGCAGACACGGTCAAAACTCGCGAAAAAGGCAAGGATCCGGCCACCCGGACCTTTCAGGCTGTCCGGATTTTCATCAATAAAGAGCTTGAAGACCTCGAAGCAGGTCTGAGCGCCGCCTACGCGATGCTGGCGCCGGGGGCGCGCATGTCCGTGATCAGCTTCCACTCGCTGGAAGACCGCATGGTCAAGCAGTTCCTGGCCTCGAAGGCCAAGGTGGCGCAGCCGGACCGCCGGCTGCCGATCCGCGCCGTCGACCTGCCGCAGCCCCTGATGAAACTGATCACCAAGATGAAACCGTCGGACGCGGAAGTCGGCGCCAATCCGCGCGCCCGCTCGGCGGTGCTGCGCGTGGCCGAACGCCTCGGAGTGCGGGCATGA
- the ftsL gene encoding cell division protein FtsL, with protein MSVKLNIVLTVAVVGCALSVVNARYQSRHLLIELERLNQHERQLEIDWAQLQLDQSTLGKNERIEQIARTSLNMAPLSPARTQYLTEGER; from the coding sequence ATGAGCGTCAAGCTGAACATCGTGCTGACGGTGGCGGTGGTCGGCTGCGCCCTGTCGGTGGTGAACGCGCGTTACCAGTCGCGCCACCTGCTGATCGAGCTCGAACGCCTGAACCAGCACGAGCGCCAGCTCGAGATCGACTGGGCCCAGCTCCAGCTCGACCAGTCCACGCTCGGCAAGAACGAACGCATCGAACAGATCGCACGCACCAGCCTGAACATGGCCCCCCTGAGCCCGGCCCGTACCCAATACCTGACGGAAGGGGAGCGATGA
- a CDS encoding penicillin-binding protein 2 has translation MSRAERRSSTGRVAASKGVAFSKSPVLAVNVPNWRSRLVLFVMFAAFAALAVRALWLQGVSTQFLQKQGKSRYERVVELPAARGRIVDRHGQVLASSLPVKSVAAFPKEMLTEPREKLAELARLLGMPESELRAKLDPKRNYVYLKRQVEMDTVEQIEKLKLDGIDTRKEYKRYYPQGEVMTHLVGFTSIEDKGQEGMELFHQKALMGVPGSRRVIRDRLGHIAEDLGMFREPHEGKDLTLAVDSKLQYIAFTSVKNAVEKFNAQAGGAVVLDVETGEVLAMANYPTYNPNDRSKLTGAQLRNRVITDTFEPGSTIKPMTVALGLETRRITPDTVFDTNPGYMVVTGRRIRDTHNYGVRNVSGIIQKSSNVGVVKISQLIPPQEMWELYTKLGYGQSPRFGFPGATAGRVRPWKSWRPIEYANMAFGHGLSVSLLQMARSYMIFARNGDIIPLSFLKVDEKPVGQQVISPKTAAQVRTMLESVVSPEGTASKAQVPGYRIGGKTGTAEKIVNGRYSRTDNIGYFVGVAPMSKPRFIIAVMIDNPHGAFRTGGSVAAPTAADLAANALRAANVPPDSSITDIIIPEEPVEESL, from the coding sequence ATGAGCCGCGCCGAACGTCGCAGCAGCACCGGGCGCGTGGCCGCCTCCAAGGGCGTGGCTTTCTCGAAGAGCCCGGTCCTGGCCGTGAACGTCCCCAACTGGCGTTCGCGCCTGGTGCTGTTCGTCATGTTCGCAGCCTTCGCCGCGCTGGCCGTGCGCGCGCTCTGGCTGCAGGGCGTGTCGACCCAGTTCCTGCAGAAGCAGGGCAAGAGCCGCTACGAGCGGGTGGTCGAACTGCCGGCCGCGCGCGGCCGGATCGTGGACCGCCACGGCCAGGTGCTGGCGTCTTCGCTGCCGGTGAAATCGGTGGCCGCCTTCCCGAAAGAAATGCTGACCGAGCCGCGCGAGAAGCTGGCCGAACTGGCGCGCCTGCTCGGGATGCCGGAATCCGAGTTGCGCGCCAAGCTCGATCCGAAGCGTAACTACGTCTACCTGAAGCGCCAGGTCGAAATGGACACGGTCGAGCAGATCGAGAAGCTCAAGCTCGACGGCATCGACACCCGCAAGGAATACAAGCGCTACTACCCGCAGGGCGAAGTGATGACCCACCTGGTGGGCTTCACCAGCATCGAGGACAAGGGCCAGGAAGGCATGGAGCTGTTCCACCAGAAGGCGCTGATGGGCGTGCCGGGCAGCCGCCGCGTGATCCGCGACCGCCTCGGCCACATCGCCGAAGACCTGGGCATGTTCCGCGAGCCGCACGAGGGCAAGGACCTGACCCTGGCGGTGGACAGCAAGCTGCAATACATCGCCTTCACCAGCGTCAAGAACGCGGTCGAGAAGTTCAACGCCCAGGCCGGCGGCGCGGTGGTGCTCGACGTCGAGACCGGCGAAGTGCTGGCCATGGCCAACTACCCGACCTACAACCCGAACGACCGCTCCAAGCTGACCGGCGCGCAGCTGCGCAACCGCGTCATCACCGACACCTTCGAGCCCGGCTCGACCATCAAGCCGATGACGGTGGCGCTCGGCCTCGAAACCAGGCGGATCACCCCGGACACCGTGTTCGACACCAATCCCGGCTACATGGTGGTGACCGGCAGGCGCATCCGCGATACCCACAACTACGGCGTGCGCAACGTCAGCGGCATCATCCAGAAGTCCTCGAACGTCGGGGTGGTCAAGATCTCGCAGCTGATCCCGCCGCAGGAAATGTGGGAGCTGTATACCAAGCTGGGCTACGGCCAGTCGCCGCGCTTCGGCTTCCCGGGCGCCACCGCCGGCCGCGTGCGTCCATGGAAATCGTGGCGTCCGATCGAATACGCCAACATGGCTTTCGGCCACGGCCTGTCGGTGTCGCTGCTGCAGATGGCGCGCTCCTACATGATCTTCGCCCGCAACGGCGACATCATCCCGCTGTCCTTCCTGAAGGTGGACGAGAAGCCGGTCGGCCAGCAGGTGATCTCGCCCAAGACCGCGGCCCAGGTGCGCACCATGCTCGAATCCGTGGTCAGCCCGGAAGGCACCGCCTCCAAGGCCCAGGTGCCGGGCTACCGCATCGGCGGCAAGACCGGCACCGCCGAAAAGATCGTCAACGGCCGCTACTCGCGGACCGACAACATCGGCTACTTCGTCGGCGTCGCCCCCATGTCCAAGCCGCGCTTCATCATCGCGGTCATGATCGACAACCCGCACGGCGCCTTCCGGACCGGCGGCAGCGTCGCCGCGCCGACCGCCGCCGACCTGGCGGCCAATGCCCTGCGGGCCGCCAACGTGCCGCCCGACTCATCGATCACCGACATCATCATTCCGGAAGAACCGGTCGAGGAGAGCTTGTGA
- a CDS encoding UDP-N-acetylmuramoyl-L-alanyl-D-glutamate--2,6-diaminopimelate ligase: MAMRLNDICDWIRAAAPGGRLVSDSRRVGKGDVFFAYPGEASDGRRYIAAAIDAGAAAVVYEENGFDWDQAQGVPHLGVPDLKKSAGPIAHGVLQHPDAGMFTVGVTGTNGKTSCAVWIGQALARLGELAAVIGTLGVGIVKARAESAFDATGYTTPDAVLLAQTLADLRAQQVGALAIEVSSIGLVQDRAAGMHFDVAIFTNLTRDHLDFHGSMEAYEAAKLRLFEWEGLKHAVVNLDDPAGLRLVAHLRRHVPQLPVTGYTLQGEAGQPAIEGVAILRASNMRSRHAGTEFAIDTPAGSASVKTRLVGRFNVSNALAVLGALLAKGVALKAAVEAIEALLPAPGRMQQLGGQDAPMVVIDYAHTPDALEKTLEALRQVAEERGGQLWCVFGCGGDRDPGKRPQMGAAAQAADHILVTSDNPRSEEPAHIIAQIVAGIEQRGSDSFQAVEDRATAILLAVKNAGKQDVILLAGKGHEPYQEIKGKKLPFSDADHASLALTARLTMMRTH, from the coding sequence ATGGCGATGCGCCTGAACGACATCTGCGATTGGATTCGCGCCGCCGCGCCAGGCGGCCGACTCGTTTCCGACTCCCGCCGCGTGGGCAAGGGAGACGTGTTCTTCGCCTATCCGGGCGAGGCATCCGACGGCCGCCGCTACATCGCCGCCGCCATCGACGCCGGCGCGGCCGCCGTCGTGTATGAAGAAAACGGTTTCGACTGGGACCAGGCGCAGGGCGTGCCCCACCTCGGCGTGCCCGACCTGAAAAAGAGCGCGGGCCCGATCGCCCATGGCGTGCTGCAGCACCCGGATGCCGGCATGTTCACGGTCGGCGTCACCGGCACCAACGGCAAGACCTCCTGCGCGGTATGGATCGGCCAGGCGCTGGCGCGCCTGGGCGAGCTTGCTGCGGTGATCGGCACGCTCGGTGTCGGCATCGTCAAAGCCCGCGCCGAGTCCGCGTTCGATGCCACCGGCTACACCACGCCGGACGCCGTGCTGCTGGCGCAGACGCTGGCCGACCTGCGCGCGCAGCAGGTGGGCGCGCTGGCAATCGAAGTCTCGTCCATCGGCCTGGTGCAGGATCGCGCCGCCGGCATGCATTTCGACGTCGCCATCTTCACCAACCTGACCCGCGACCATCTCGACTTCCATGGCAGCATGGAGGCGTACGAGGCGGCCAAGCTGCGGCTGTTCGAGTGGGAAGGCCTCAAGCACGCCGTCGTCAACCTGGACGATCCGGCCGGCCTGCGCCTGGTGGCGCACCTGCGCCGGCATGTTCCCCAGCTGCCGGTCACCGGTTACACCCTGCAGGGCGAGGCCGGGCAGCCCGCCATCGAGGGCGTCGCCATCCTGCGCGCGTCGAACATGCGCAGCCGTCACGCAGGGACCGAATTCGCCATCGACACCCCGGCCGGCAGCGCGAGCGTGAAGACCCGGCTGGTCGGCCGCTTCAACGTCAGCAACGCGCTGGCGGTGCTGGGCGCGCTGCTGGCCAAGGGCGTGGCGCTCAAGGCCGCGGTGGAGGCCATCGAAGCGCTGCTGCCGGCCCCGGGCCGCATGCAGCAGCTCGGCGGCCAGGACGCGCCGATGGTCGTGATCGACTACGCGCACACCCCGGACGCGCTGGAAAAGACCCTGGAAGCCCTGCGCCAGGTGGCCGAGGAACGCGGCGGCCAGCTGTGGTGCGTGTTCGGCTGCGGCGGCGACCGCGACCCGGGCAAGCGCCCGCAGATGGGTGCGGCCGCCCAGGCGGCCGACCACATCCTGGTCACCAGCGACAACCCGCGCAGCGAAGAGCCGGCCCACATCATCGCCCAGATCGTGGCCGGCATCGAGCAGCGCGGCAGCGACAGCTTCCAGGCCGTGGAAGACCGCGCCACCGCGATCCTGCTGGCCGTGAAGAACGCCGGCAAGCAGGACGTGATCCTGCTGGCAGGGAAGGGGCACGAGCCCTACCAGGAGATCAAGGGCAAGAAACTCCCGTTTTCCGATGCCGACCATGCTTCGCTGGCATTGACCGCGCGGCTCACCATGATGAGGACCCACTGA
- the murF gene encoding UDP-N-acetylmuramoyl-tripeptide--D-alanyl-D-alanine ligase, which produces MRATLAQLVAAIPGARLVGGDLAFDGVSTDSRTAAGGALFVALKGESFDAHDFLGQVAARGVAAVVVNENALHKLPAGWTLPAIVVPDTLVALGRIAHAWRSQFAIPVIGVTGSNGKTTVKEMIASILAAAFGESARLATQGNLNNEIGVPLTLFRLDAAQRAAVIEMGMNHPGEIGRLAAIAAPTVAMVNNAQREHQEFMHTVEAVARENGSVLAALPPDGVAVFPGDDTYTELWRSLARCRVLSFGLSQACDVRASYTSTGFGNELQVTAGDAQFTVTLAAAGEHNVRNALAAIASTLAAGIAQDAIVRGLESFAPVGGRLQRKQAANGATVIDDTYNANPDSMRAAIDVLAAYPAPRILVAGDMGEVGTQGKEFHEEVGAYARARGIEHVLATGELTRSMGASGARHYEQFDDLLAALDVTLGGNAGAKCDATVLVKGSRFMKMERVVQHLTGSTTTGNKDAH; this is translated from the coding sequence ATGCGCGCAACGCTTGCACAACTGGTCGCCGCGATCCCGGGTGCACGGCTCGTCGGCGGCGACCTCGCCTTCGACGGCGTGTCGACCGACAGCCGTACGGCGGCGGGCGGCGCGCTGTTCGTCGCGCTCAAGGGAGAGAGCTTCGATGCGCACGACTTCCTCGGCCAGGTCGCCGCGCGCGGCGTGGCCGCGGTCGTCGTCAACGAAAACGCGCTGCACAAGCTGCCCGCAGGCTGGACGCTGCCGGCCATCGTGGTGCCCGATACGCTCGTGGCGCTGGGCCGCATCGCCCATGCCTGGCGCAGCCAGTTCGCCATTCCCGTGATCGGCGTGACCGGCTCGAACGGCAAGACCACGGTCAAGGAAATGATCGCGTCGATCCTGGCCGCGGCCTTCGGCGAAAGTGCCCGCCTGGCCACCCAGGGCAACCTGAACAACGAGATCGGCGTGCCGCTGACCCTGTTCCGGCTGGACGCCGCGCAGCGCGCGGCCGTGATCGAGATGGGCATGAACCATCCGGGCGAAATCGGCCGCCTGGCCGCGATCGCCGCGCCCACGGTGGCGATGGTCAACAACGCCCAGCGCGAGCACCAGGAATTCATGCACACCGTGGAAGCGGTGGCGCGCGAGAACGGCTCGGTGCTGGCGGCGCTGCCGCCGGACGGCGTGGCGGTGTTCCCGGGCGACGATACCTATACCGAGCTGTGGCGCTCGCTGGCCAGGTGCCGGGTGCTGAGCTTCGGCCTGAGCCAGGCCTGCGACGTGCGCGCGAGCTACACCTCCACCGGCTTCGGCAACGAACTTCAGGTGACGGCCGGCGACGCGCAGTTCACCGTGACGCTGGCCGCCGCGGGCGAGCACAACGTGCGCAACGCGCTGGCGGCGATCGCCTCCACCCTGGCCGCCGGCATCGCGCAGGACGCCATCGTGCGCGGCCTCGAGTCCTTCGCCCCGGTCGGCGGGCGCCTGCAGCGCAAGCAGGCCGCGAACGGCGCCACCGTCATCGACGACACCTATAACGCCAACCCGGACTCGATGCGCGCCGCGATCGACGTGCTGGCGGCGTATCCGGCCCCGCGCATCCTGGTGGCCGGCGACATGGGCGAAGTCGGCACGCAGGGAAAAGAGTTTCACGAAGAAGTCGGTGCCTACGCGCGCGCGCGCGGCATCGAACACGTGCTCGCCACTGGCGAACTGACGCGCTCCATGGGCGCGTCGGGAGCACGGCATTACGAGCAGTTCGACGATTTATTGGCAGCACTGGATGTAACTCTGGGCGGCAACGCAGGTGCCAAATGCGACGCGACTGTGCTGGTGAAGGGCTCGCGCTTCATGAAGATGGAGCGCGTGGTCCAGCACCTGACCGGATCAACTACCACTGGCAACAAGGACGCCCACTAA
- a CDS encoding phospho-N-acetylmuramoyl-pentapeptide-transferase produces the protein MLLWLAQYFQDYIGPLRVFNYITFRAVFATITAITIGLICGPAVIRKLTALKVGQAVRTYGPQTHLAKHGTPTMGGVLVLIAIGVSTLLWCDLSNRLIWPVLVVTMGFGAVGWVDDYRKVVYKDPEGMRSGEKYFWMSLIGIASALYLAFSVSAENPWEVLQLFYAWVQSGFSMTLPPKADLIVPFFKSISYPMGVWGFIALTYCVIVGSSNAVNFTDGLDGLAIMPTVMVGGALGLFAYLTGSVTFSKYLFIPYIPGAGELLIFCGAMAGAGLAFLWFNAHPAQMFMGDVGALALGGALGTIAVIVRQEIVLFIMGGVFVAETLSVIIQVSWFKYTKKRYGAGRRVFLMAPLHHHFEQKGWKETKVVVRFWIVTMMLVLVGLSTLKLR, from the coding sequence ATGCTTCTCTGGCTCGCCCAATACTTCCAGGACTACATCGGTCCGCTGCGTGTATTCAACTACATTACCTTCCGCGCGGTCTTCGCGACCATCACCGCGATCACCATTGGCCTGATCTGCGGTCCGGCCGTGATCCGCAAGCTGACCGCCCTGAAGGTCGGCCAGGCCGTGCGTACCTACGGTCCGCAGACCCACCTGGCCAAGCACGGCACCCCCACCATGGGCGGCGTGCTGGTCCTGATTGCGATCGGCGTCTCGACCCTGCTGTGGTGCGACCTGTCGAACCGCCTGATCTGGCCGGTGCTGGTCGTGACCATGGGCTTCGGCGCCGTCGGCTGGGTCGACGACTACCGCAAGGTGGTCTACAAGGACCCGGAAGGCATGCGTTCGGGCGAAAAGTATTTCTGGATGTCGCTGATCGGCATCGCCTCGGCCCTGTACCTGGCATTCTCGGTCTCGGCCGAGAATCCCTGGGAAGTGCTGCAGCTGTTCTACGCGTGGGTGCAGTCGGGCTTCTCGATGACCCTGCCGCCCAAGGCCGACCTGATCGTCCCGTTCTTCAAGTCGATCAGCTATCCGATGGGCGTGTGGGGCTTCATCGCGCTGACCTACTGCGTCATCGTCGGCTCGTCGAACGCGGTCAACTTCACCGACGGCCTCGACGGCCTGGCGATCATGCCGACCGTGATGGTCGGCGGCGCCCTCGGCCTGTTCGCCTACCTGACCGGCAGCGTGACCTTCTCGAAGTACCTGTTCATCCCCTACATCCCGGGCGCCGGCGAACTCCTGATCTTCTGCGGCGCGATGGCGGGCGCGGGCCTGGCCTTCCTCTGGTTCAATGCGCACCCCGCCCAGATGTTCATGGGCGACGTCGGCGCGCTGGCGCTGGGCGGCGCGCTCGGCACCATCGCCGTCATCGTGCGCCAGGAAATCGTCCTGTTCATCATGGGCGGCGTGTTCGTGGCCGAGACCCTGTCGGTGATCATCCAGGTGAGCTGGTTCAAGTACACCAAGAAGCGCTACGGCGCCGGGCGCCGCGTATTCCTGATGGCGCCGCTGCACCACCATTTCGAGCAAAAGGGTTGGAAGGAAACCAAGGTCGTGGTCCGCTTCTGGATCGTGACCATGATGCTGGTCCTGGTTGGCTTGTCTACCCTGAAGCTGCGCTAA
- a CDS encoding UDP-N-acetylmuramoyl-L-alanine--D-glutamate ligase: MNYEGKSALVLGLGESGLAMAQWLARCGARVRVADTRTEPQRLFALRQAVPNADFTGGEFGEALLDGIDFVAVSPGLAPDRELAHITPAARARNIPVWGEIELFAQALAHLRKETGYAPKVIAITGTNGKTTVTSLTGLLCRRAGLTTRVAGNISPAALDVLRECLDKEELPQAWVLELSSFQLHTTFSLQADAATVLNVTQDHLDWHGGMDAYAADKARIFGADTVRVLNRDDAIVMRMSAVDAPVFSFGTGEPLDPNSFGLVSERGVLWLANAVALDDELPKKRKKGELAPPPEVSVSRLMPADALKIRGLHNAANALAALALCRACGLPLAPLLHGLRDYAGEPHRVELVASIDGVDYYDDSKGTNVGATVAALEGLGKAFAGEDQQILLIAGGDGKGQDFAPLAAPSSRYVRAVLLIGRDAPSVRAAIEPTGVPVFDLPGLPEAVQRAAGLARPGDAVLLSPACASLDMFTNYAHRAQVFVAAVRDIALDKGQEI; the protein is encoded by the coding sequence ATGAACTACGAAGGCAAATCCGCACTGGTGCTGGGCCTGGGTGAATCCGGGCTGGCGATGGCGCAATGGCTGGCACGTTGCGGCGCGCGCGTGCGCGTGGCCGACACGCGCACCGAGCCGCAGCGCCTATTCGCCCTGCGCCAGGCGGTGCCGAACGCCGACTTCACGGGTGGGGAGTTCGGCGAAGCCCTGCTCGACGGAATCGACTTCGTCGCGGTCAGTCCGGGCCTGGCGCCGGACCGTGAACTCGCGCACATCACTCCCGCGGCGCGCGCGCGCAACATCCCGGTGTGGGGCGAGATCGAACTGTTCGCGCAGGCGCTCGCGCACCTGCGCAAGGAAACCGGCTATGCGCCGAAAGTCATCGCCATCACCGGCACCAACGGCAAGACCACCGTCACCAGCCTGACCGGCCTGCTGTGCCGCCGCGCCGGATTGACGACGCGCGTGGCCGGCAACATCAGCCCGGCCGCGCTCGACGTGCTGCGCGAGTGCCTGGACAAAGAAGAGCTGCCGCAGGCCTGGGTGCTCGAACTGTCGAGCTTCCAGCTGCACACCACCTTCAGCCTGCAGGCCGATGCCGCCACCGTGCTGAACGTGACCCAGGACCACCTCGACTGGCACGGCGGCATGGACGCCTATGCGGCCGACAAGGCGCGCATTTTTGGTGCCGATACCGTGCGGGTGCTGAACCGCGACGACGCGATCGTGATGCGGATGAGCGCGGTGGACGCGCCGGTGTTCAGCTTCGGCACCGGCGAACCGCTCGATCCGAACAGCTTCGGCCTGGTCAGCGAACGCGGCGTGCTGTGGCTGGCCAATGCCGTGGCGCTCGACGACGAGCTGCCCAAAAAACGCAAGAAGGGCGAGCTTGCCCCGCCGCCGGAAGTCAGCGTCAGCCGCCTGATGCCGGCCGACGCCCTCAAGATCCGCGGCCTGCACAATGCCGCCAACGCGCTGGCCGCGCTGGCCCTGTGCCGCGCCTGCGGCCTGCCGCTGGCGCCGCTGCTGCACGGCCTGCGCGACTACGCGGGCGAGCCACACCGCGTGGAGCTGGTCGCCAGCATCGACGGCGTCGACTACTACGACGACAGCAAGGGCACCAATGTGGGCGCTACCGTGGCCGCGCTGGAAGGGCTCGGCAAAGCCTTCGCGGGCGAAGACCAGCAGATCCTCCTGATCGCCGGCGGCGACGGCAAGGGACAGGATTTCGCACCGCTCGCCGCACCAAGCTCGCGCTACGTGCGCGCCGTGCTGCTGATCGGCCGCGACGCCCCAAGCGTGCGCGCCGCGATCGAGCCGACCGGGGTGCCGGTGTTCGACCTCCCGGGCCTGCCGGAAGCGGTGCAGCGCGCCGCCGGCCTGGCGCGCCCGGGCGACGCGGTGCTGCTGTCGCCGGCCTGCGCCAGCCTCGACATGTTCACCAACTACGCGCACCGCGCGCAGGTGTTCGTCGCCGCCGTGCGCGACATCGCCCTCGACAAAGGACAGGAAATCTGA
- the ftsW gene encoding putative lipid II flippase FtsW, which yields MPFQIPFKFSGSSSDASIAARSRPSKMMDYDQPLVWVTVLLMMFGLVMVYSASIALPDSPKFAYLNDKNEYFLYRQMMYIGVSMAAAAVAFQVPVALWQKWAPMMFIGTLVLLIIVLIPGIGVSVNGARRWLPLKIMNLQPSEIMKIAAVLYAADFTVRKQEYMHKLTKGFLPMMVAIGLVGMLLLLEPDLGAFGVIVCIAMGILFLGGINIVWFGGIGALLVLIFSTIIALSPFRRARMFAYLDPWEQGNALDKAYQLTHSLIAFGRGEIFGVGLGGSVEKLFYLPEAHTDFIMAVIGEELGLAGVLVAIAMFYWLVKRAFDIGRQAIALDQIFAGLAAKGIGIWIGTQTFINMGVNLGLLPTKGLTLPLMSFGGSGVLFNCVGLAILLRIDYENRVRMRGGRT from the coding sequence ATGCCGTTCCAGATCCCGTTCAAGTTCTCCGGATCGAGCAGCGACGCGAGCATAGCGGCGCGCAGCCGTCCGTCGAAGATGATGGACTACGACCAGCCGCTGGTCTGGGTCACCGTCCTGCTGATGATGTTCGGCCTGGTGATGGTGTATTCGGCCTCGATCGCGCTGCCGGACTCGCCCAAGTTCGCCTACCTGAACGACAAGAACGAATACTTCCTGTACCGCCAGATGATGTACATCGGCGTCTCGATGGCCGCCGCCGCCGTTGCCTTCCAGGTGCCGGTCGCGCTGTGGCAGAAGTGGGCGCCGATGATGTTCATCGGCACGCTGGTGCTGTTGATCATCGTGCTGATCCCCGGGATCGGCGTGTCGGTCAATGGCGCGCGCCGCTGGCTGCCGCTGAAGATCATGAACCTGCAGCCGTCCGAGATCATGAAGATCGCGGCGGTGCTGTACGCCGCCGACTTCACGGTGCGCAAGCAGGAATACATGCACAAGCTGACCAAGGGCTTCCTGCCGATGATGGTCGCGATCGGCCTGGTCGGCATGCTGCTGCTGCTCGAGCCGGACCTGGGCGCCTTCGGCGTGATCGTCTGCATCGCCATGGGCATCCTGTTCCTGGGCGGGATCAACATCGTCTGGTTCGGCGGCATCGGCGCGCTGCTGGTGCTGATCTTCAGCACGATCATCGCGCTCTCGCCCTTCCGCCGCGCCCGCATGTTCGCCTACCTCGACCCCTGGGAACAGGGCAACGCGCTGGACAAGGCCTACCAGCTGACCCACTCGCTGATCGCCTTCGGGCGCGGCGAAATCTTCGGCGTCGGCCTGGGCGGCAGCGTCGAGAAGCTGTTCTACCTGCCGGAAGCGCACACCGACTTCATCATGGCGGTGATCGGCGAGGAACTCGGCCTGGCCGGCGTGCTGGTCGCGATCGCGATGTTCTACTGGCTGGTGAAACGCGCCTTCGACATCGGCCGCCAGGCGATCGCCCTCGACCAGATCTTCGCCGGCCTGGCCGCGAAAGGCATCGGCATCTGGATCGGCACCCAGACCTTCATCAACATGGGCGTGAACCTTGGCCTGCTGCCGACCAAGGGCCTGACCCTGCCGCTCATGAGCTTCGGCGGTTCGGGCGTGCTGTTCAACTGCGTCGGCCTGGCGATCCTGCTGCGGATCGACTACGAGAACCGGGTGCGCATGCGCGGAGGCCGGACATGA